In the Arthrobacter sp. CDRTa11 genome, CTCAGTTACCGAAGGCCGCTGCTTGGAGGTCGAACCGTTGGCGGGAGTAAACCTCGGCAAGTGGGCTGAACTCACCCGCATTCCCCCAACCGCCCGAGTGACAAATGAAGAACAAGCCACTGGATCCAGCAAGACGTTACTGGCGGAACGCGCAGAGAAGGATTTTCGGGCAAAAGGCGGCGGCCTGGCTGCGTACCTCATAAGGAACGCGGTCGAACGAGGCATCTCCCTTCGTCCCGGCTGTGAAGTTGTCGAGCTCGTCCGGGTGGAACGCCGCGTCGTCGGGGTAGTGGTCAAAGAAGACGGCATTACGAAGGCGATCCGAGCCAAGCGCGGTGTATTGCTCGCAACGAGTGGATACGACTGGTCACCTCAAATGGTCCGTAATTTCGATGCCCGCACCGAACCTGCCAGCCTCACCATGCCGGAGATAACGGGCGACCACCTGCGGATGGCAGGCATGCTCGGTGCCCGAGTGGTTTCACCCGGCGTCCGTCCACAATGGATAGACCCCCGCTTCCGTCTGGGCAGCTCATTAGAACGGATCAACACGTCGGCCCCGGGCGTAATTATGGTTAACCGCAAGGGTGCCCGCTTCTCCGACGAGTCATTCGGTCCATCTTTCACCGCTGCTCTGGCACATGTCGACGTTGACCGACCGAGCCTGGCTAATCAGCCCTTCTGGGCCATCTTCGACGATGGCTTCCGCAAAGCTCGCGCCGTCGGTTCCATCAACCCAGGTGATCCACTACCGGATGAAATTGTGTCGGCCGATACACCAGAGGAGCTAGCGGAGAAGCTTGGGATCGATCCACAGGGACTGGTGGCGGAGTTGGAGCAATTCAACCTCCATGCAAGCGAAGGAGCAGACCCTCGCTTTGGAAGAGCAACCCGCCCGAGCACGTTCTACAAGTCTGCCGCAAGCCAAGGCGCTGCCACGATTGGCCCACTGACGAAGGCACCCTTTTACGGTGTGCCGTTGGTGACCGCAAGCATCGGCATTCCAGTTGCCGGATTAGCTGCGGATACTATCGGCCGCGTACTCGATTGGGAAAACCATGTAATTGAAGGTCTTTATGTGGCTGGCAATTCGATGGCAATGCACGACACCGGCATCGGTTACCAGAGTGGGTATGCGAACACTCGCGCGCTTGTTTTCGCGATGCTTGGTGCCTGTCATGCCGCCGGCGTCGACCCTTCGGCTCTGGGGCTGTCCAGAATTTAGTCAAGGGCTAGCCAATGTCGGTAGTTGCGCTTGAGCAGGCCAAAGGCATGTCAGGCTATCTCCGATTCCTAGGTGGAGCACCTTGGAACGGCACATTCTGCCCTGCACCAAGGCATGAAAGTTTCAGCCGGGCGGCTAAGCCCGCCTGGCTGAAACCGTATGGCTGTCGAAGTTGCTCGTGTTTATGTCCCATTCCCCTCCCATGCATTGAACAGGCACCGCAGCGGAAAAGCGCCCTTGATCAG is a window encoding:
- a CDS encoding FAD-dependent oxidoreductase, with translation MSVFEEISRCYYEEEVRMMLWSEEVDFVSVGGGIGGLTAALVAHEAGLNVVVLEKSAKLGGVASLSLGQVWVPANSLEAEAGIRDSAEEGLAYMTWVGGGFAESAHTDAFVRWGSAIIDFLGKHAHVAWRIWRGQPDYYFPVGPGSVTEGRCLEVEPLAGVNLGKWAELTRIPPTARVTNEEQATGSSKTLLAERAEKDFRAKGGGLAAYLIRNAVERGISLRPGCEVVELVRVERRVVGVVVKEDGITKAIRAKRGVLLATSGYDWSPQMVRNFDARTEPASLTMPEITGDHLRMAGMLGARVVSPGVRPQWIDPRFRLGSSLERINTSAPGVIMVNRKGARFSDESFGPSFTAALAHVDVDRPSLANQPFWAIFDDGFRKARAVGSINPGDPLPDEIVSADTPEELAEKLGIDPQGLVAELEQFNLHASEGADPRFGRATRPSTFYKSAASQGAATIGPLTKAPFYGVPLVTASIGIPVAGLAADTIGRVLDWENHVIEGLYVAGNSMAMHDTGIGYQSGYANTRALVFAMLGACHAAGVDPSALGLSRI